One Candidatus Manganitrophaceae bacterium DNA window includes the following coding sequences:
- a CDS encoding XRE family transcriptional regulator, with protein MMLKTIRKEKGLSQRELAAKCNMSQTFLSNVENGHCDPSLSTLKRLAKGLGITVSKLVEEPKP; from the coding sequence ATGATGTTAAAGACTATTCGTAAGGAAAAAGGACTTTCACAGCGCGAATTGGCCGCCAAATGCAATATGAGCCAGACTTTCCTTTCCAACGTCGAGAATGGCCATTGTGATCCATCATTGAGTACTCTCAAGAGGCTTGCAAAGGGACTAGGAATCACAGTAAGTAAATTGGTGGAAGAACCGAAACCTTAG
- a CDS encoding site-specific integrase: protein MGVKVRERPLGSGKWWIFTDYKGKRCARYIRSGKREADKIAEKIASKLDVLTSAKKQGVNISIRQVVLDDPNRIVKEPVNKGPKLEEYASEWIDGCETRGLKHTTCRSYKGLLDKHLLPALGDMALSEINRKMVKELAIEKRKAGSSPSTVRLILGTLSVIFTSAIDDDIVAHNPALRPSKFMKMRGKRDNINPFTHEEETIFLQTVQEYKPRFYPLFLFLLRTGCRIGEAVAVQHGDLDFHGRFIEIRQNWTNGQLTTPKNGKTRRVDMSKGLAKVLKDHLTTLELEAAVNGKKRPQWVFPNEIGGILDPDNLRSRVFYKVLEKAELRRIRIHDLRHTFCSRLITNNESLAYIRDQMGHSSIQVTVDLYGHLVPGSNKQAVDRLDEPVEKPRTEEKSATIRNQD, encoded by the coding sequence ATGGGCGTCAAGGTGAGAGAGAGACCGCTTGGGAGCGGGAAGTGGTGGATCTTTACTGATTATAAGGGAAAGCGGTGTGCCAGATATATACGCTCTGGCAAACGTGAGGCCGATAAGATAGCGGAAAAAATCGCTTCCAAGTTGGACGTTCTAACATCGGCCAAGAAACAAGGGGTGAATATCTCAATCCGTCAAGTGGTTCTGGATGATCCCAATCGGATAGTAAAGGAGCCGGTCAATAAAGGGCCGAAATTAGAAGAATACGCCTCAGAATGGATTGATGGTTGTGAAACAAGAGGACTTAAACACACAACCTGCCGAAGTTATAAGGGGCTTTTAGACAAACATCTTCTTCCGGCACTCGGAGACATGGCGCTAAGTGAGATCAACCGGAAAATGGTCAAGGAGCTTGCCATTGAGAAACGAAAAGCAGGTTCTTCTCCCAGTACTGTTCGGCTTATTCTCGGCACGTTATCGGTTATCTTCACATCGGCAATTGATGATGACATCGTTGCTCACAATCCGGCTTTGCGTCCAAGTAAGTTCATGAAGATGCGTGGAAAGCGGGATAACATCAATCCTTTTACCCATGAAGAGGAAACGATATTCTTGCAAACCGTACAGGAGTATAAGCCCCGCTTCTATCCACTATTTCTCTTCCTTTTGAGGACTGGTTGCCGGATCGGTGAAGCGGTTGCGGTTCAGCATGGTGATCTTGATTTTCATGGACGCTTCATCGAGATAAGGCAAAACTGGACCAATGGACAATTAACCACACCTAAGAATGGCAAGACTAGAAGGGTCGATATGTCAAAGGGGCTTGCGAAGGTCTTGAAGGATCACCTAACAACCTTGGAATTAGAGGCAGCGGTAAATGGGAAGAAACGACCTCAATGGGTATTTCCCAATGAAATTGGTGGAATCTTAGACCCGGATAATCTTAGGAGCCGGGTCTTTTACAAGGTACTTGAAAAGGCTGAACTCAGGCGGATCAGGATACACGACCTCCGCCATACCTTTTGCAGTCGCTTGATTACTAATAACGAGAGTCTCGCTTATATCCGAGACCAGATGGGACATAGCAGTATTCAGGTCACGGTTGATCTGTATGGACACTTGGTTCCTGGGAGCAACAAACAGGCAGTTGATCGGCTTGATGAGCCTGTGGAAAAACCGAGAACTGAGGAAAAATCCGCAACTATCCGCAACCAAGATTGA
- a CDS encoding helix-turn-helix domain-containing protein — protein sequence MENLGDYLQQARKAKKLSIDEMAGRTRISPRFIRAIEENRFDLLPNMVSAKGFVKGYALCLELDIDEVLDAFSELVESEKPRKGRGAEDKPPPYIQAGRPDRLPFPSWTVMSVGALILFLLILTVVLPKKGVEEDEPSSPETTSLEEVISPEVPQVLGPPVLETGDQDGELSEVGDVSEEEENPLPEAGEELPLTATAPLSDHDSGQKPDDTPDLISDEPATPSVLLVEAVSSSWVQVTLDGDEIQEAMLQPEDTVRWRAKESFFLTLGNAGGVRVYLDGKDLGPMGPIGKVVRKKIIISEALSE from the coding sequence ATGGAAAACCTGGGAGACTACCTCCAACAAGCGCGGAAAGCGAAAAAACTGTCGATCGACGAGATGGCTGGCCGAACCCGCATCTCGCCCCGGTTTATTCGGGCGATCGAAGAGAATAGGTTTGACCTTCTTCCCAATATGGTTTCGGCGAAGGGCTTTGTAAAGGGTTACGCCCTATGCCTGGAATTAGATATTGACGAGGTCCTTGATGCATTTTCGGAACTTGTTGAATCAGAAAAACCGCGAAAGGGAAGAGGAGCAGAGGATAAACCCCCTCCGTATATTCAGGCAGGGAGGCCTGATCGTCTTCCGTTTCCATCCTGGACGGTCATGTCTGTGGGTGCTCTAATCCTGTTTTTGCTTATTCTCACCGTCGTCCTTCCCAAGAAAGGTGTGGAAGAAGATGAACCCTCTTCTCCTGAAACAACCTCCTTGGAAGAAGTCATTTCTCCTGAGGTGCCTCAGGTGCTTGGACCACCCGTTCTGGAAACGGGTGATCAGGATGGAGAACTTTCAGAGGTAGGGGATGTATCTGAGGAAGAAGAAAACCCTTTGCCAGAAGCGGGAGAAGAGCTTCCTCTTACGGCTACGGCACCGTTATCAGACCATGACTCTGGTCAGAAGCCTGATGACACGCCTGATCTGATATCAGATGAACCTGCGACTCCTTCCGTCCTGCTTGTCGAGGCAGTTTCCTCCTCTTGGGTGCAGGTCACCCTTGATGGGGATGAAATACAAGAGGCCATGCTCCAACCGGAAGACACGGTGCGTTGGAGAGCGAAGGAGTCGTTTTTTTTGACGCTTGGGAATGCAGGTGGCGTACGTGTTTATCTGGATGGAAAAGATCTTGGTCCGATGGGACCGATTGGCAAGGTTGTTCGAAAAAAGATCATTATTTCTGAAGCCTTGTCCGAGTAA
- a CDS encoding tetratricopeptide repeat protein codes for MNTQSERSRHPFGAGFFKYRVWFVLVFLPFWVACGMTEARLKKEKDSTAHYKFGIAYSRDIPPNLQKAYIEFQKAVKLDPRNRDAHYALGDVHFKREDYAEAIVSFKKTLLIDPRFSEAHNYMGTVHERQGKFEEAIGEYHKALENTEYATPQFPHWNLGSLYLKQERYDDALREFKDVLRFDPESIVAHNGLGKVYHQKGRLKEAITSYQEALQIAPAYLDAHYNLAFSYLKTGSKDLAAKEFKKVIELSPQSQSAQEAEKFLDALQ; via the coding sequence ATGAACACGCAAAGCGAGCGCAGTCGCCATCCCTTCGGGGCAGGGTTCTTTAAATATAGAGTGTGGTTTGTCCTGGTCTTTCTTCCGTTCTGGGTCGCTTGCGGTATGACAGAAGCACGACTCAAGAAAGAAAAGGACTCCACGGCGCACTACAAATTTGGCATTGCGTATTCACGGGATATTCCTCCAAATCTTCAGAAGGCCTATATCGAGTTCCAAAAGGCCGTTAAGCTTGACCCCCGTAACCGGGATGCGCACTACGCCCTTGGGGATGTTCACTTTAAAAGAGAGGACTATGCTGAGGCCATCGTGTCATTCAAGAAAACACTTTTGATAGATCCAAGGTTTTCCGAAGCGCATAACTACATGGGAACGGTTCACGAAAGACAAGGAAAATTTGAAGAGGCGATCGGCGAATATCACAAGGCTCTCGAAAATACAGAGTATGCCACCCCGCAATTCCCCCATTGGAACTTAGGATCTCTCTATCTCAAACAAGAGAGATATGACGATGCCCTGAGGGAGTTTAAGGATGTTCTCCGGTTTGATCCTGAAAGTATTGTTGCGCACAACGGGCTGGGAAAGGTGTATCACCAAAAGGGGAGACTCAAAGAGGCGATTACTTCGTATCAGGAGGCATTGCAGATAGCACCGGCTTATCTTGATGCACATTACAACCTGGCCTTTTCGTACTTGAAAACAGGTTCTAAGGATTTGGCTGCGAAGGAGTTTAAAAAGGTGATCGAGTTGTCGCCTCAGAGTCAGTCGGCGCAGGAAGCCGAAAAGTTTTTGGATGCCCTCCAGTAA
- a CDS encoding sugar kinase, whose amino-acid sequence MSLLVVGSVAFDSVKTPFGEADEVLGGSATYFATSASYFTEVRMVAVVGEDFPDSHLQFLKERGIDTDGVERQPGRTFRWRGEYGFHLNEAKTLETQLNVFETFHPRLPATYSDSPFVFLANIDPELQLDVLRQVKDPKLVACDTMNYWIEGKRAALLEILKEVDILMINDGEARELAKEFNLVAVAKKILALGPKILVIKRGEYGALMFNGQTMFAAPAFPLESIFDPTGAGDSFAGGFMGYLSKNGAVNDVTIRQAVIYGSAMASFNVEAFSLDRLRSLTADDIASRYKEFKALTFFESH is encoded by the coding sequence ATGAGTTTATTGGTCGTCGGTTCCGTAGCGTTTGATTCTGTGAAAACCCCTTTTGGTGAGGCCGATGAGGTTTTAGGGGGGTCCGCGACATATTTTGCGACCTCGGCAAGTTATTTTACAGAGGTCCGGATGGTCGCCGTGGTGGGCGAGGATTTTCCCGACTCACATCTTCAGTTTCTGAAGGAGCGCGGTATTGATACGGACGGGGTGGAACGACAGCCGGGTCGAACATTTCGGTGGCGAGGTGAATATGGTTTTCACTTGAACGAGGCGAAGACTCTTGAGACACAGCTCAATGTGTTTGAGACCTTTCATCCCAGGCTTCCGGCAACATATTCAGACTCACCCTTTGTTTTTCTGGCCAACATTGATCCCGAACTTCAGTTGGATGTTCTCAGGCAGGTCAAGGATCCGAAGCTGGTGGCATGTGATACGATGAATTACTGGATCGAGGGAAAACGAGCTGCCTTGTTAGAGATACTGAAAGAAGTTGATATCCTAATGATCAACGATGGTGAGGCGCGTGAGCTTGCAAAAGAGTTCAACCTTGTGGCGGTAGCCAAGAAAATTCTCGCTCTCGGTCCGAAAATTCTTGTCATCAAGCGGGGGGAATATGGTGCCTTGATGTTTAATGGTCAAACCATGTTTGCCGCGCCGGCCTTTCCCCTGGAGTCCATCTTTGATCCAACCGGTGCCGGAGATTCCTTTGCTGGAGGGTTTATGGGTTACCTCTCCAAGAATGGCGCGGTGAATGATGTCACCATTCGACAGGCGGTTATTTATGGAAGTGCGATGGCCTCTTTCAATGTAGAAGCCTTCAGCCTTGATCGCCTGCGTTCGTTAACGGCAGATGATATTGCCAGTCGATACAAAGAATTTAAGGCGCTTACCTTTTTTGAGAGCCATTAA
- the mtnP gene encoding S-methyl-5'-thioadenosine phosphorylase, with translation MIKKPAKRLGISRELPQARIGVIGGSGLYDMENLQEVREVSVATPFGRPSGKFIMGSLKGVPVAFLPRHGRGHTILPSEINYRANIFAMKKLGVERILSVSAVGSMKEEIAPGDVVLPGQFYDLTKGRRSTFFGNGIVAHVSLADPVCPELTEVVAMAGQDVGATLHRGGTYLCMEGPQFSTRAESDIHRKWGVSVIGMTNVTEAKLAREAEICYVSMAMATDYDCWHIGTGPVTAEMVLKTLKQNVALSKNMIQAAVGRVDLKRNCLCADALKNAIVTDPSSISRKLKSSLRPIIGKYLS, from the coding sequence ATGATAAAAAAGCCCGCGAAAAGACTTGGAATATCAAGAGAGCTTCCACAGGCGCGTATCGGTGTTATTGGGGGGAGCGGTCTCTATGACATGGAAAATCTTCAGGAGGTGAGAGAGGTATCGGTGGCCACACCCTTCGGACGGCCCTCTGGAAAGTTCATTATGGGGAGCCTCAAGGGTGTGCCAGTCGCCTTCCTGCCGCGTCACGGCCGGGGGCACACGATACTGCCGTCCGAGATCAATTACCGCGCCAATATTTTTGCGATGAAAAAGCTGGGTGTAGAACGGATCTTGTCTGTCAGCGCTGTCGGCAGCATGAAGGAAGAGATTGCTCCCGGAGATGTTGTTCTCCCGGGTCAGTTTTATGATCTGACCAAGGGGCGAAGAAGTACCTTTTTTGGAAACGGAATCGTGGCGCATGTGAGTCTGGCTGATCCGGTTTGTCCGGAGTTGACTGAAGTTGTTGCGATGGCGGGTCAGGATGTTGGGGCGACACTTCATCGCGGTGGAACCTATCTTTGTATGGAAGGGCCCCAATTTTCAACCCGTGCGGAGTCTGATATTCACCGGAAATGGGGGGTTTCTGTGATCGGGATGACAAATGTGACGGAGGCAAAGCTGGCCCGGGAAGCGGAAATCTGTTATGTGAGTATGGCGATGGCAACTGATTACGACTGCTGGCATATTGGCACAGGTCCTGTCACGGCAGAAATGGTCCTGAAGACGCTTAAGCAAAATGTGGCCCTCTCCAAGAATATGATTCAGGCCGCTGTCGGACGGGTCGATTTAAAAAGAAACTGCCTTTGTGCGGATGCGCTGAAAAATGCCATTGTCACCGACCCCTCTTCTATCTCAAGAAAGTTGAAGAGTTCCTTAAGACCCATTATTGGTAAATATCTCTCATGA
- the miaA gene encoding tRNA (adenosine(37)-N6)-dimethylallyltransferase MiaA, giving the protein MPQKLKLFCDKASETRKPWFVIVGPTAVGKSRVTEFLAQGLRTEIIVADSMQIYQGMDIATEKPSLEARRRVPRHLIDLIPPDQSFSAGAYKRAAEATIAEREGQDQIILIEGGSGLYLRALLDGLWEGPPADWKLRSSLLEKEKEEEKGTLHRMLQTVDPVLAQKVHYRDLRKIIRALEVHALTGRRLSEFHEEHRHQASRESPFWMLGLRRDRKDLVQRIERRVDQQITSGLVEETAALLSSGLSRSLPSMLGLGYRQIVPYLEGECSLEEAVSLLKRDIRRYAKRQMTWFRADLRIEWIDLAPEESADETVERIRNLKNYEIMI; this is encoded by the coding sequence ATGCCACAAAAACTCAAGTTGTTTTGTGACAAGGCCTCAGAGACCAGGAAGCCCTGGTTTGTCATCGTCGGTCCGACCGCGGTCGGGAAGAGCCGGGTGACGGAGTTCCTGGCACAGGGACTCCGAACCGAGATCATCGTAGCGGACTCCATGCAGATTTATCAGGGCATGGATATCGCGACTGAAAAACCTTCTCTCGAGGCGAGAAGGCGTGTTCCACGTCATCTTATCGACCTCATTCCCCCTGACCAATCTTTTTCTGCAGGGGCCTACAAGAGAGCGGCTGAGGCCACGATTGCCGAAAGGGAAGGTCAGGATCAGATCATTTTGATTGAAGGAGGGAGTGGTCTCTACCTCAGGGCCTTGTTGGATGGACTATGGGAAGGTCCCCCTGCCGATTGGAAATTACGTAGTTCACTTCTTGAAAAGGAAAAAGAGGAAGAAAAGGGGACGCTCCACCGTATGCTTCAGACGGTTGATCCGGTTCTGGCTCAGAAGGTACACTATCGGGATCTCCGTAAGATCATACGCGCCCTTGAAGTGCATGCCTTGACCGGTCGCCGACTCTCCGAATTCCATGAAGAACATCGTCATCAAGCTTCCAGAGAATCACCTTTCTGGATGCTGGGTTTAAGGCGTGATCGAAAAGACCTGGTCCAGAGGATAGAAAGGCGTGTCGATCAGCAGATCACGTCTGGACTGGTCGAGGAAACAGCAGCACTGCTCTCATCGGGCCTTTCCCGGTCATTGCCGTCTATGCTTGGACTGGGGTACAGGCAGATTGTGCCATATCTAGAAGGGGAATGTTCACTGGAGGAGGCGGTTTCTTTATTGAAACGGGATATCCGCCGCTACGCAAAGCGTCAAATGACCTGGTTTCGCGCAGACCTCCGAATTGAGTGGATTGATCTTGCGCCGGAGGAGTCTGCGGATGAAACCGTTGAACGGATCAGAAACTTGAAGAATTACGAGATTATGATATAA
- the mutL gene encoding DNA mismatch repair endonuclease MutL — protein MPKINILSESLANKIAAGEVVERPASVVKELVENAIDAKSQRIFVSVLEGGLRLIQVEDDGEGMDQEDACLAFQRHATSKVTEEKDLSSIMTLGFRGEALPSIASISNIRLRTCPAGALEGSDLSLEAGKIQSIKVTASAQGSNFEIRDLFFNVPARKKFLKSTQTELSHISGVLFQIGLSYPSIHFRLTHGSRRLLDCLPVPDLKSRISQLIGRKPVEHCLQTEGGDMAGEGISLRAFFSRPPLGKNHRKDQYLFVNQRPIRSPLLVHAIYDAYASYLMKGEHPFFVLFLDIDPSRVDVNVHPAKREVRFQNTDLVHQTVRRIFREALSSAGGIGYGTDVRSASGPPDALSSASSRPRWPGSEGIIRSEAGLRSDASGEGGKWLGWPTSSESERVREADKVYPETHALLPDPSFSSQTASLGSTPLIRPIGQVYGTFLLAEVDGCLVIIDQHTAHERVLYESLLSDWRRFQASQGQADSASTVFIEVQPLLFPQQVDLPISRAGLLRDYLPRLEELGLKIEPFGETTFLVRAVPALLTEMNLESFLIDLSDELSEIEVSSQVDQPILKMIASMACHGAVRAHQTLALPEIESLLKEYFEKGSPPTCPHGRPILLSYPLTELEKLFRRR, from the coding sequence GTGCCAAAGATCAATATTCTTTCTGAGAGCCTGGCCAACAAGATCGCAGCGGGTGAGGTTGTTGAGAGACCGGCCTCTGTCGTAAAGGAGTTGGTCGAAAATGCGATTGATGCCAAGAGCCAACGTATTTTTGTCTCCGTATTGGAAGGCGGACTTCGACTGATCCAGGTCGAGGATGATGGTGAGGGAATGGATCAGGAAGATGCCTGTCTCGCCTTTCAACGGCATGCAACGAGCAAGGTTACTGAGGAAAAAGACCTATCATCCATTATGACCCTGGGTTTTCGCGGGGAGGCCCTCCCAAGCATAGCCTCCATCTCGAACATTCGCTTGAGAACCTGTCCTGCCGGTGCATTAGAGGGCTCTGACCTAAGCCTGGAAGCGGGGAAGATACAATCCATCAAGGTCACGGCTTCGGCCCAGGGGTCTAACTTTGAGATCAGAGACCTCTTTTTTAATGTTCCGGCGCGCAAGAAATTTCTCAAATCGACGCAAACTGAACTCAGCCATATCAGCGGAGTACTGTTTCAAATCGGCCTGTCCTATCCCTCCATTCATTTTCGTTTGACCCATGGAAGCAGACGTCTTCTCGACTGTCTGCCCGTCCCGGATCTAAAGTCTAGGATTTCACAACTGATTGGCCGAAAGCCGGTTGAGCACTGCCTCCAGACAGAGGGAGGTGATATGGCCGGAGAGGGCATTTCCCTGCGGGCTTTTTTTTCCCGACCTCCGCTTGGGAAAAATCATCGGAAGGATCAATACCTCTTTGTAAATCAACGGCCCATCCGGAGTCCCCTTCTTGTTCATGCAATCTATGACGCTTATGCAAGCTATCTGATGAAGGGAGAACATCCCTTTTTTGTTTTATTCCTCGACATTGATCCTTCGCGGGTTGATGTCAATGTTCATCCGGCGAAGAGAGAGGTCCGCTTTCAAAATACCGATCTTGTCCATCAGACGGTTCGCCGAATTTTTCGGGAAGCCTTGTCCTCGGCGGGCGGAATTGGGTATGGGACGGATGTCCGCTCGGCATCTGGACCGCCTGATGCCCTGTCCTCTGCTTCGAGCCGACCCAGATGGCCGGGGAGTGAAGGCATTATCCGTAGCGAAGCGGGTTTGCGTTCTGATGCTTCAGGAGAGGGAGGGAAATGGCTCGGATGGCCCACATCATCCGAATCGGAGCGCGTAAGAGAGGCAGATAAAGTCTATCCAGAAACTCACGCCTTATTGCCAGACCCTTCTTTTTCGTCTCAGACTGCATCCTTGGGATCAACACCCCTGATTCGTCCCATCGGGCAGGTCTATGGTACTTTTTTGCTTGCCGAAGTGGATGGCTGCCTTGTGATTATTGACCAGCACACCGCGCATGAACGCGTCCTTTATGAGTCCTTACTGTCAGACTGGCGGCGCTTTCAGGCGTCGCAGGGACAAGCGGATTCAGCCTCCACTGTGTTTATCGAGGTTCAGCCGCTTCTCTTTCCACAGCAGGTTGATCTTCCGATATCCAGAGCGGGACTTCTCAGAGATTATTTGCCGCGGCTGGAAGAGCTTGGATTGAAGATTGAACCTTTTGGTGAAACAACTTTCCTGGTTCGGGCCGTGCCGGCTCTCCTGACCGAGATGAACCTTGAATCGTTTCTGATCGATCTGAGCGATGAATTGTCCGAGATAGAGGTTTCTTCTCAAGTGGATCAACCCATATTGAAGATGATCGCCTCCATGGCCTGTCACGGAGCCGTTCGTGCGCATCAGACATTGGCGCTGCCCGAGATTGAGTCTCTTCTTAAGGAATACTTTGAAAAGGGTTCTCCTCCGACTTGTCCTCATGGGAGGCCGATTTTACTAAGCTATCCCTTAACAGAATTAGAAAAGCTGTTCCGACGACGGTGA
- the ybgF gene encoding tol-pal system protein YbgF has translation MFKKIIVLSCGFFLFFLMPGCALQSNMVEIEYDVEALRKHRWELQGRLEHLEKKMREVSSGGLTDKKKQSAEMVVQVDDLKTDFQVLSGLVSEDRHHFSGISKRMEDQSFRAQDLLNRLEDLESRLFAVEASGFPKKGQEFHEERTVLPGKKIKILGLGNVLSPTEAYNLAYNDYLKGNYDLAIISFKNFSDQYQKSALIPQSIYWTGESYYGKKFFSKAIEYFDRLRKEHPRSEKVSSALLKIGFAHLELGDRVKARIHLKRVIEQFPNSNEALLAKDQLAALN, from the coding sequence ATGTTCAAAAAGATAATCGTTTTGTCCTGTGGTTTTTTTCTCTTTTTCCTGATGCCGGGATGCGCCCTTCAATCAAACATGGTTGAGATTGAATATGATGTCGAGGCGCTGAGAAAGCATCGCTGGGAGCTTCAAGGGCGTCTTGAGCATCTTGAAAAGAAAATGCGCGAGGTCAGTTCGGGAGGACTTACTGACAAGAAGAAGCAGTCTGCTGAGATGGTTGTGCAGGTTGATGATTTGAAGACGGACTTCCAGGTTCTTTCTGGTTTGGTTTCCGAAGACAGGCACCACTTTTCCGGCATCAGTAAACGGATGGAGGATCAGTCATTCCGGGCACAAGATCTTTTAAACCGCCTAGAGGATCTGGAATCTCGTCTTTTTGCAGTTGAAGCAAGCGGATTTCCTAAAAAAGGCCAGGAATTTCATGAAGAAAGGACGGTACTACCTGGCAAGAAGATCAAAATTCTAGGCCTTGGGAACGTTTTGTCTCCAACGGAGGCCTATAATCTGGCGTATAACGATTATCTTAAAGGAAATTACGATCTTGCGATTATATCTTTTAAGAACTTTAGTGACCAGTACCAGAAATCGGCTCTGATTCCTCAATCGATTTATTGGACAGGAGAGAGCTATTATGGGAAGAAATTCTTTTCGAAGGCAATCGAGTACTTCGATCGCCTTCGAAAAGAACATCCCAGGAGTGAAAAGGTGTCAAGTGCTTTGCTCAAGATCGGGTTTGCCCACCTGGAACTGGGTGATCGTGTGAAAGCACGGATTCATTTAAAAAGGGTCATCGAACAATTCCCTAATTCAAATGAGGCACTTCTGGCTAAAGACCAACTTGCCGCCCTGAACTGA
- the tolB gene encoding Tol-Pal system beta propeller repeat protein TolB, with amino-acid sequence MILPLQGSPEHAEVLLLTETALNSDLERSRLFRVIDPGTIGLSDSTGRAPDSAVMRKASAKGVQALVWARLHQSGDDWVLESYAYETAKGEQVIGVNIIGSRNAIRAMAHRFSDKVVQHFTGEKGIAETKVTFVSDLSGKKEVYIMDYDGRNPRRITMDRSIALSPRWSFNSKKITYTSYRSGNPDIYLIDLTNGLQTSLVSFPGLNFSTSWSPAGDRIAYASTKDGNAEVYTMNPDGTGHKRLTFNAADDLSPSWSPTGKQIAFTSDRGGGPQIYIMDADGMNVHRLTFIGKYNTSPTWSPKGDWIAYTCRDNEKRLKLCADRADGQQSIRITESGPWDDESPSWALNGRDLVFTSNRTGKNQIFSIYLDGTRLIRLTSSPANNTSPSWSPN; translated from the coding sequence ATGATCTTACCCCTCCAGGGGTCTCCAGAGCATGCTGAGGTCCTGCTCTTAACGGAGACCGCACTCAATTCAGATCTGGAGCGTTCACGCCTTTTCCGTGTTATTGACCCGGGTACGATCGGTCTTTCTGATTCAACAGGCAGGGCACCGGATTCAGCCGTGATGCGAAAGGCGTCTGCGAAGGGCGTTCAGGCCCTGGTCTGGGCCAGGCTTCATCAAAGCGGGGATGATTGGGTTCTGGAAAGTTATGCCTATGAGACGGCCAAGGGGGAGCAGGTCATCGGCGTCAATATTATCGGAAGCAGGAACGCCATCCGTGCAATGGCCCATCGTTTTTCGGACAAGGTCGTTCAGCACTTTACCGGGGAGAAGGGGATTGCAGAGACGAAGGTGACTTTTGTCTCTGATCTATCCGGGAAGAAAGAGGTCTACATTATGGACTATGATGGACGAAATCCAAGGCGCATTACGATGGATCGGAGCATCGCTCTTTCACCCCGATGGTCATTCAATAGTAAAAAGATTACCTATACCTCTTATCGCAGCGGAAATCCGGATATCTACCTCATTGATTTGACGAATGGACTTCAGACAAGCCTCGTTTCCTTTCCAGGTCTGAACTTTTCGACAAGCTGGTCTCCTGCGGGAGATCGGATTGCCTATGCAAGCACAAAAGATGGCAATGCCGAGGTTTATACGATGAATCCGGATGGGACTGGGCATAAGCGCTTGACATTTAACGCGGCGGACGATCTTTCTCCGAGTTGGTCTCCGACGGGGAAGCAGATTGCCTTTACCTCGGATCGGGGTGGGGGGCCTCAAATTTATATAATGGATGCCGATGGGATGAATGTCCATCGATTGACGTTTATCGGGAAGTACAACACCTCGCCGACATGGTCTCCGAAGGGAGACTGGATTGCTTACACCTGCCGGGATAACGAAAAAAGATTGAAACTTTGTGCCGATCGGGCGGATGGACAACAATCGATTCGGATCACGGAGAGTGGCCCTTGGGATGATGAATCCCCCTCTTGGGCTTTGAATGGGAGAGATCTTGTCTTTACATCCAATCGGACAGGTAAAAACCAGATTTTTTCGATTTATTTGGATGGTACGCGCTTGATCCGTTTGACTTCCAGCCCTGCGAATAATACCAGCCCATCCTGGTCACCCAATTGA